The genomic stretch AATTGACGCTAATTGAAGAATTGGAAGCTCATTTGCATCCTCAATATCAACTTCGACTGATAGATTTCATCAACACCAACAAAAAATACGGTCAATTTATACTTACAACTCACAGCACAATACTTGCATCAAAAATTGATTTGGAAAGTTTGATTGTTTGCAATAAGAATTATGTTTTTCCGATGGGAAAAGATTTTACTAACTTAGCTTCTGCTGATTACAAATTCTTGGAACGATTTTTAGATGCAACAAAGGCAAACTTGTTTTTTGCACGAGGAGTAATTATTGTAGAAGGTGATGCTGAAAATTTGCTTATTCCGACTATCGCTGAAATTATTGAACGACCATTACATAAATATGGAGTTTCCATAGTAAACGTTGGAAGTACAGCATATAAACGGTATGCGAATATATTTGTAAGAAAAGAAGAACCTCTGTTTGATATTAACATCTCAATCATTTCAGATTTAGATGTCAAAAGTCTTGAATATTATATAGTAAATGCAAAGTCAATTCCACAAGAAGTTTCAAATGAAACCTCTTTATCTGCACATAGGGAGGATAAAAAAAGAGAGATAGAAAATAAATGGAATAGTAAATT from Bacteroidales bacterium encodes the following:
- a CDS encoding AAA family ATPase — translated: LTLIEELEAHLHPQYQLRLIDFINTNKKYGQFILTTHSTILASKIDLESLIVCNKNYVFPMGKDFTNLASADYKFLERFLDATKANLFFARGVIIVEGDAENLLIPTIAEIIERPLHKYGVSIVNVGSTAYKRYANIFVRKEEPLFDINISIISDLDVKSLEYYIVNAKSIPQEVSNETSLSAHREDKKREIENKWNSKLPVRIFLPEQWTLEYEIASSKLYKYLYQAIELSKKEKADPIFEANDEIYIELKNETNTKYPAERLSNKKVIYDIFEPICKGNVSKAIVAQYLAEILKREKEAGVNVKEMVCSDPFLKYIVKAIYYVTE